A single Phragmites australis chromosome 4, lpPhrAust1.1, whole genome shotgun sequence DNA region contains:
- the LOC133916777 gene encoding protein TIFY 11a-like codes for MAAMPTDSITRRFAVACGVLSQYVRTAAVPAPFVAPGAAQESNANAQQLTIFYGGRVVVIESCPPEKAAELFRIAAAAQGAPAEPAVVDMPIARKASLRRFLAKRKDRATGAVGAPYDRKVEDPAPEPTAKKGKHEEASSWLALGSLGAMHGR; via the coding sequence ATGGCAGCGATGCCGACGGACAGCATCACCCGCCGCTTCGCCGTCGCGTGCGGCGTGCTCAGCCAGTACGTCAGGACCGCCGCGGTGCCGGCGCCCTTCGTGGCGCCGGGAGCTGCCCAAGAGAGCAACGCCAACGCGCAGCAGCTGACCATCTTCTACGGTGGGAGGGTGGTGGTGATCGAGAGCTGCCCGCCGGAGAAGGCGGCCGAGCTGTTCCGGATCGCCGCGGCCGCGCAGggggcgccggcggagccggCGGTGGTGGACATGCCGATCGCCAGGAAGGCGTCGCTGCGTCGTTTCCTCGCCAAGCGCAAGGACCGGGCCACCGGCGCGGTGGGGGCGCCATACGACCGTAAGGTCGAGGATCCGGCGCCGGAGCCGACGGCGAAGAAGGGCAAGCACGAGGAGGCTTCTTCTTGGCTCGCGCTGGGCAGCTTGGGAGCCATGCACGGGCGTTGA
- the LOC133916775 gene encoding uncharacterized protein LOC133916775 isoform X2: MGVLNWVQSRIHGAHHSKKKAEFIVCPAQHAETSSGIPRTYELNDGWSTGMLSIRTFGTREGHRLKSSDGSCTVSVGELKKLQEEVRSLMRAEGVTTADELNRVHYLTRIIWGLLHKNTHLENSAFSDHVIRDDRAVQMPRQEKAGVDEGGKWIRTDSEYIVLEI; the protein is encoded by the exons ATGGGG GTCCTGAATTGGGTGCAGAGCAGGATTCATGGAGCTCATCACAGCAAAAAGAAAGCAGAGTTCATTGTTTGCCCAGCACAAC ATGCTGAGACTTCCAGTGGAATTCCTCGGACCTACGAGCTCAACGACGGCTGGAGCACAGGGATGCTGTCGATCCGGACGTTCGGCACAAGGGAAGGGCACAGACTGAAGAGTTCTGACGGATCCTGCACGGTCAGTGTCGGTGAGCTCAAGAAGCTGCAGGAGGAGGTCAGGTCGCTCATGAGAGCCGAAGGAGTTACTACAGCTGACGAACTGAACAGGGTACATTACCTGACACGG ATTATCTGGGGATTGCTTCACAAGAACACACATTTGGAGAACTCGGCATTCTCTGATCATGTGATCAGGGATGATCGAGCAGTCCAGATGCCCCGACAAGAAAAGGCAGGGGTAGACGAAGGGGGCAAATGGATCAGAACAGATTCAGAGT ACATCGTGTTAGAGATCTGA
- the LOC133914850 gene encoding UDP-glycosyltransferase TURAN-like encodes MGVAMELTATSCTGRLLQLRAGLVVFDTRSDHHLSLRENPSIHIHEMKSVWLMGISKISGALALLLKAAIQFVMLVWFLCFKIPRPDVFVVQNPPSVPTLAAVKLASWLRGAKFIVDWHNFGYTLLGMSHGRSHIVVKIYFWFEKHFGQMADGAFCVTKAMQHELAQNWGIRATVLYDQSPDFFYPASLMERHGLFSRLGNSICIAMGNADCISVEKEAEDMNTTVFTSKLDGEVFLKPNRPALVVSSTSWTPDEDFSILLEAALMYDRRVAATLGEDDSMDEGHLWIDMKNGKQFVYPRLLLIITGKGPDRKKYEEQIKRLKLRRVAFRTMWLASEDYPLLLGSADLGVSLHTSSSGLDLPMKVVDMFGCGLPVCAASFSCIEELVKVNKNGLLFSTSSELADELMMLFKGFPKECNALKSLKDGALSTGSSSKWSTEWETYALPLVNQVIG; translated from the exons ATGGGGGTGGCGATGGAGTTAACTGCAACTTCTTGCACGGGCAGGCTGCTCCAGTTGAGAGCCGGACTGGTTGTTTTCGACACGA GAAGTGATCATCACCTGTCATTGAGAGAGAATCCATCGATTCACATCCATGAGATG AAATCGGTGTGGTTAATGGGAATCTCAAAGATATCTGGTGCCCTGGCACTTCTACTTAAAGCTGCTATCCAGTTTGTCATGCTGGTTTGGTTCCTATGTTTTAAGATTCCTCGCCCTGATGTCTTTGTTGTTCAG AATCCACCCTCTGTTCCAACACTGGCTGCTGTAAAACTGGCAAGCTGGCTAAGAGGTGCTAAATTTATTGTGGATTGGCATAACTTTGGATATACATTGCTTGGAATGTCTCATGGCAGAAGTCACATAGTAGTCAAAATCTACTTCTG GTTTGAGAAGCACTTTGGGCAGATGGCTGATGGTGCCTTTTGTGTTACGAAAGCAATGCAGCATGAGCTTGCTCAAAATTGGGGAATCAG AGCAACGGTTCTTTATGATCAATCTCCTGATTTTTTCTACCCTGCTTCATTGATGGAGAGACATGGG TTGTTTAGCAGGTTGGGGAATTCCATTTGTATTGCTATGGGCAATGCTGATTGCATCTCtgttg agaaagaagcagaagacaTGAACACTACTGTATTTACCAGTAAGCTAGATGGTGAAGTTTTCTTGAAGCCTAATAGGCCCGCACTTGTTGTGAGCAGCACAAGCTG GACACCAGATGAAGATTTCAGCATACTTCTGGAAGCAGCACTGATGTACGATAGACGTGTTGCTGCAACATTAGGTGAAGATGACTCCATGGATGAGGGACATCTTTGGATTgatatgaagaatgggaagcAATTTGTCTACCCAAGATTGCTACTCATTATCACTG GTAAAGGACCTGATAGGAAGAAATACGAGGAGCAGATAAAAAGGTTGAAGTTGAGACGTGTTGCCTTCAGGACGATGTGGCTTGCATCAGAGGACTACCCTCTATTGCTTG GGTCAGCTGATCTAGGCGTGTCGTTGCATACATCTTCATCAGGGCTGGACCTACCTATGAAG GTGGTTGATATGTTTGGATGTGGATTGCCAGTTTGTGCTGCCTCATTCTCCTG CATTGAGGAGCTTGTAAAAGTAAACAAAAACGGTCTTCTTTTCTCAACATCTTCGGAGCTTGCTGATGAACTTATG ATGCTCTTCAAGGGGTTTCCTAAAGAATGCAATGCCTTGAAATCCCTCAAGGATGGTGCCTTGAGTACAGGGTCATCTTCCAAATGGTCAACAGAATGGGAAACTTATGCGCTTCCTTTGGTGAACCAG GTCATAGGATGA
- the LOC133916775 gene encoding uncharacterized protein LOC133916775 isoform X1, whose amino-acid sequence MLILVLLLSLQVLNWVQSRIHGAHHSKKKAEFIVCPAQHAETSSGIPRTYELNDGWSTGMLSIRTFGTREGHRLKSSDGSCTVSVGELKKLQEEVRSLMRAEGVTTADELNRVHYLTRIIWGLLHKNTHLENSAFSDHVIRDDRAVQMPRQEKAGVDEGGKWIRTDSEYIVLEI is encoded by the exons ATGTTAATTCTTGTGCTGCTGCTGTCACTGCAGGTCCTGAATTGGGTGCAGAGCAGGATTCATGGAGCTCATCACAGCAAAAAGAAAGCAGAGTTCATTGTTTGCCCAGCACAAC ATGCTGAGACTTCCAGTGGAATTCCTCGGACCTACGAGCTCAACGACGGCTGGAGCACAGGGATGCTGTCGATCCGGACGTTCGGCACAAGGGAAGGGCACAGACTGAAGAGTTCTGACGGATCCTGCACGGTCAGTGTCGGTGAGCTCAAGAAGCTGCAGGAGGAGGTCAGGTCGCTCATGAGAGCCGAAGGAGTTACTACAGCTGACGAACTGAACAGGGTACATTACCTGACACGG ATTATCTGGGGATTGCTTCACAAGAACACACATTTGGAGAACTCGGCATTCTCTGATCATGTGATCAGGGATGATCGAGCAGTCCAGATGCCCCGACAAGAAAAGGCAGGGGTAGACGAAGGGGGCAAATGGATCAGAACAGATTCAGAGT ACATCGTGTTAGAGATCTGA